In Hyphomicrobium denitrificans 1NES1, one DNA window encodes the following:
- the coaD gene encoding pantetheine-phosphate adenylyltransferase, giving the protein MTRIGFYSGSFDPVTLGHTDVIWRAAGLLDKLVIGIGVNPGKAPMFTTDDRIAMLEDEVRPIAHATKTEIAVVTFSGLVVDAAAAHGASVIIRGLRDGTDFDYEMQMAGMNGEMAPGIQTVYVAASPRVRHIAANLVRAVVSMGGDPSPFVSNDVLKRLKAKSAKSK; this is encoded by the coding sequence ATGACCCGCATAGGCTTTTATTCCGGTTCCTTCGACCCCGTGACCCTCGGGCACACCGACGTCATATGGCGGGCGGCGGGCCTGCTCGACAAATTGGTCATCGGCATCGGCGTCAATCCAGGGAAGGCGCCGATGTTCACGACTGACGATCGCATCGCGATGCTGGAAGACGAGGTTCGCCCCATCGCGCACGCCACGAAAACCGAGATTGCCGTCGTGACGTTCTCCGGGCTCGTGGTCGATGCTGCGGCAGCACACGGCGCTTCGGTCATCATTCGCGGCCTGCGCGACGGAACGGACTTCGATTATGAAATGCAAATGGCTGGCATGAACGGCGAGATGGCGCCGGGCATCCAGACGGTCTATGTCGCGGCTTCCCCGCGCGTGCGCCACATCGCGGCAAACCTCGTCCGCGCGGTCGTCTCGATGGGGGGCGATCCTTCGCCCTTCGTTTCGAACGACGTCCTGAAGCGCCTCAAGGCCAAGTCCGCCAAGTCTAAGTGA
- a CDS encoding cation diffusion facilitator family transporter translates to MEAGGSKAVVLIALGCNLGIAAAKFVAAAWTYSSAMLSEAIHSLVDTANQGLLLFGLARAKRPADDQHPFGYGKEIYFWSFIVAMVLFSLGAGVAIYEGIQKVLDPHPLQNVAVLYAVLGVAMCLEGYSMIKAVREFKARPESRHGFIEALRRSKDPSLFAIVLEDLAALTGLTIALVGTLVAHLGGFDKADGIASIFIGLVLAAVAAFMSTEVKSLIVGEAASRVVQVGLREIVASEIGAGGPIRRINDIRTMHLGPHDVLVTASVDFLDGVSARTVEDVTGRLQSTIKARFPEVRHLFIEVQSEDTFKPAAVTLH, encoded by the coding sequence GTGGAAGCCGGGGGATCAAAAGCAGTCGTTCTGATTGCGCTAGGGTGCAACCTTGGGATTGCGGCGGCGAAGTTCGTCGCGGCGGCGTGGACATATTCCTCGGCCATGCTGTCGGAAGCGATCCACTCCCTCGTCGATACGGCCAACCAGGGCCTGCTGCTTTTCGGTCTCGCGCGCGCCAAGCGCCCGGCCGACGATCAGCATCCGTTCGGCTACGGCAAGGAAATCTACTTCTGGAGTTTCATCGTCGCGATGGTGCTGTTCTCACTCGGCGCCGGGGTCGCGATCTACGAGGGCATTCAGAAGGTGCTCGATCCGCATCCTTTGCAGAACGTCGCGGTGCTTTACGCGGTGCTTGGTGTCGCGATGTGCCTCGAAGGCTATTCGATGATAAAGGCTGTCCGCGAATTCAAGGCACGGCCCGAATCGCGTCACGGATTTATCGAGGCGCTGCGGCGGTCGAAGGACCCGAGCCTCTTTGCGATCGTGCTTGAAGATCTCGCTGCGCTCACAGGATTGACAATCGCGCTCGTCGGCACGCTTGTCGCGCATCTCGGGGGGTTCGATAAAGCCGACGGCATCGCATCGATTTTCATCGGGCTCGTTCTGGCAGCCGTTGCCGCCTTCATGTCGACGGAGGTCAAATCGCTGATCGTCGGCGAGGCGGCATCGCGCGTCGTGCAGGTGGGGCTTCGCGAGATCGTCGCGAGCGAGATTGGCGCCGGCGGGCCAATCCGCAGAATCAACGACATCCGCACGATGCATCTTGGACCGCACGATGTGCTCGTCACGGCGAGCGTCGATTTCCTGGATGGCGTCAGCGCCAGGACCGTCGAGGACGTGACGGGTCGGCTGCAGAGCACGATCAAGGCGCGCTTTCCCGAAGTGCGCCACCTCTTTATCGAGGTGCAATCGGAAGACACGTTCAAACCCGCCGCGGTGACGCTGCACTAA
- a CDS encoding OmpW/AlkL family protein, whose translation MQREAIGVLLALGLSITAAPAGAGNYGGDTLVRVQGTVVVPDSSAKVNIDPAADADVSTEVIPTLTLTHFFTKNVAAELFCCFARFEAEGRGSLNGVDLGSFWAFPPIVTLQYHFDPVGGFKPYVGAGVQYIHYFDGGKSDLGGAKIKLDDSWGFALQAGVDVELGQGWYFNADIKKVWLDTDVSWKDTAKADVTVDPLIVSVGLGYRFNMSDIFGTRSAAVPLK comes from the coding sequence ATGCAGAGAGAAGCGATCGGCGTGCTTCTTGCGCTTGGATTATCAATAACCGCAGCTCCGGCCGGAGCTGGAAATTATGGTGGGGACACTCTGGTGCGCGTGCAAGGCACCGTCGTCGTTCCGGACTCGAGCGCGAAGGTCAACATCGATCCGGCAGCCGATGCCGACGTCAGCACCGAGGTGATCCCGACGCTGACGCTGACGCATTTCTTCACCAAGAACGTTGCTGCGGAGCTTTTCTGCTGCTTTGCACGTTTTGAAGCCGAGGGCCGCGGGTCTTTGAATGGAGTGGATCTTGGGAGCTTCTGGGCCTTCCCGCCAATTGTCACGCTCCAGTATCACTTCGATCCGGTTGGCGGCTTCAAGCCTTACGTTGGCGCGGGCGTCCAATATATTCACTATTTCGATGGCGGAAAAAGCGATCTCGGCGGAGCGAAAATCAAGCTCGACGATTCCTGGGGCTTCGCGCTGCAGGCCGGCGTCGATGTGGAACTCGGCCAGGGCTGGTACTTCAACGCCGACATCAAGAAGGTCTGGCTCGACACGGATGTGTCTTGGAAAGATACCGCCAAGGCAGACGTAACGGTCGACCCGCTCATCGTGTCGGTCGGCCTTGGATACCGGTTTAACATGTCCGATATCTTTGGAACTCGTTCGGCCGCGGTGCCGCTCAAATAG
- a CDS encoding MGMT family protein — MSKRADLLTLVRTVPTGRVTTFDILAKKLGEPPALVQSRLAHLTEDERDLVPWHRVVAKGGAIGRGPHRDQQFARLVREGVQVLPAGIVHDMPRFLVTLDALPECRKQPETPPQISQPLSRSRGMKSRP; from the coding sequence ATGTCGAAGAGAGCCGATCTATTGACGCTCGTGCGCACCGTTCCGACCGGCCGCGTCACGACGTTCGACATTCTGGCGAAAAAGCTCGGCGAGCCGCCCGCGCTCGTCCAATCGCGCTTGGCGCATCTGACCGAGGACGAGCGCGATCTCGTGCCCTGGCACCGCGTCGTCGCGAAAGGCGGCGCCATCGGCCGTGGGCCGCATCGCGATCAGCAGTTCGCACGTCTCGTGCGCGAGGGCGTTCAAGTTTTGCCGGCGGGCATCGTGCACGACATGCCGCGCTTTCTCGTGACGCTCGACGCTCTGCCGGAATGCCGCAAGCAGCCGGAGACGCCTCCGCAAATCTCGCAGCCGCTCAGCCGCTCGCGCGGCATGAAATCGCGACCTTAG
- a CDS encoding single-stranded DNA-binding protein, with protein sequence MAGSVNKVILVGNVGKDPEIRRTQDGRPIANLSLATSETWRDKQTGERKEKTEWHRVVIFSEPLCKVVEQYVKKGSKLYIEGALQTRKWTDQSGAEKYSTEVVLQGFNGTLTMLDGAAGGRGSSVGMQESGPDYGTDGGFGQGAGGGEPRRVAKTGGGSKGSFDKALDDEIPF encoded by the coding sequence ATGGCAGGTTCGGTCAACAAGGTCATTCTGGTCGGCAACGTCGGCAAGGACCCCGAAATTCGCCGCACGCAGGACGGGCGGCCGATTGCCAACCTGAGCTTGGCGACGAGCGAGACGTGGCGCGACAAGCAGACGGGCGAGCGCAAGGAAAAGACGGAGTGGCATCGCGTCGTCATTTTCAGCGAGCCGCTATGCAAGGTCGTCGAGCAGTATGTGAAGAAAGGCTCGAAGCTTTACATCGAAGGCGCGCTGCAGACGCGCAAATGGACGGACCAGTCGGGCGCCGAGAAGTACTCGACCGAAGTCGTGCTGCAGGGCTTCAACGGCACGTTGACGATGCTCGATGGCGCCGCTGGCGGTCGCGGATCGTCGGTCGGCATGCAGGAGAGCGGGCCCGATTACGGAACCGACGGCGGCTTCGGCCAGGGTGCGGGCGGGGGCGAACCGCGGCGCGTCGCGAAGACCGGCGGCGGCTCCAAGGGCAGCTTCGACAAAGCCCTCGACGACGAAATTCCATTCTGA
- a CDS encoding c-type cytochrome, whose amino-acid sequence MHILVVAAALLLSASLSEAASAAEDVSGEQLFNNNCRTCHSWKEGDNRLGPSLHGVVGRKAGSVNGFNYSQSMKQANLTWDEGTLDKFITNPDGVVQNNNMKPFTGVGDQATRQKIIEFLKSK is encoded by the coding sequence ATGCATATATTGGTCGTAGCCGCGGCGCTATTGCTGTCGGCGTCGCTTTCCGAAGCAGCTTCCGCGGCGGAGGATGTGTCGGGCGAGCAGCTTTTCAATAACAACTGCCGCACCTGTCACTCGTGGAAGGAAGGCGATAACCGCCTTGGCCCGAGTCTGCATGGTGTCGTCGGTCGCAAAGCCGGTTCGGTCAATGGATTCAATTATTCGCAATCGATGAAGCAAGCGAACCTGACGTGGGATGAAGGTACGCTCGACAAGTTCATCACCAATCCGGACGGTGTCGTTCAAAACAACAACATGAAGCCATTCACCGGAGTTGGCGATCAGGCGACCCGGCAGAAGATCATCGAGTTTCTGAAGTCGAAATAA
- a CDS encoding PRC-barrel domain-containing protein — protein sequence MTPRLFALAFLTLAVGAIPALADDIFLTEQKPTEYLAKDRLIGVNVHDGDGKVIGDIEDLVVDSDNKIVGAIIGIGGLLGVGEKKVAVSLPSLSIESTDKGVVITMPAATKDALTAAPAYKRANPPKGWLQRAAEKGEEIRDKSGPAYEKAKAAAKDAYESAKEKAGPALEKAKQAAQPAAPADAPKN from the coding sequence ATGACCCCCAGACTCTTCGCACTCGCTTTCCTCACGCTTGCCGTCGGCGCGATTCCGGCGCTCGCTGACGATATCTTTCTCACCGAACAGAAGCCGACGGAATATCTTGCGAAGGACCGCCTCATCGGCGTCAACGTCCACGACGGCGACGGCAAAGTGATCGGCGACATCGAGGATCTCGTTGTCGACAGCGACAACAAAATCGTCGGCGCGATCATCGGTATCGGCGGTCTCCTTGGCGTCGGAGAAAAGAAGGTTGCCGTCAGCCTGCCGTCGCTCAGCATCGAATCGACGGACAAAGGCGTCGTGATCACGATGCCCGCGGCGACGAAGGATGCGTTGACCGCGGCTCCCGCCTACAAGCGCGCGAACCCGCCAAAGGGCTGGCTGCAACGCGCTGCCGAGAAGGGCGAAGAGATCCGCGACAAGTCCGGCCCCGCTTACGAGAAAGCGAAAGCGGCGGCGAAGGACGCCTACGAGTCCGCGAAGGAAAAAGCCGGCCCTGCGCTTGAGAAGGCAAAGCAAGCGGCACAGCCGGCCGCGCCTGCCGACGCACCTAAGAACTGA
- a CDS encoding Crp/Fnr family transcriptional regulator has translation MSSYESAAKIRDRVQSGMGLNVLARLQERAQFVRFGNRCAATSLGAGFVYIVAKGVVGIESAAHPDIRAVTALLYPGDVLIPELQALPDLELTSQHSAVFWKLTMTALAEEAAKDPQLWQAVFLRPLAQHARSQLHIATMSGLNSEERIAAFLIEIGVRIGMQAGGSISVELPLTRYGIADYLSLNADTVSRILSSLVSEGIVKRRGRFQILIRDWRALTAKCPLSEAIILLHGAG, from the coding sequence ATGTCATCTTACGAATCCGCAGCCAAAATCCGCGACCGCGTGCAATCGGGCATGGGGTTAAATGTGCTCGCGCGGCTGCAAGAACGTGCGCAGTTCGTCCGCTTCGGCAACCGGTGTGCCGCCACCTCTCTCGGCGCAGGTTTCGTTTATATCGTCGCGAAGGGTGTCGTCGGCATCGAGAGCGCCGCGCATCCCGATATCCGCGCCGTCACGGCGCTGCTCTATCCAGGCGACGTTCTCATCCCGGAGCTTCAGGCACTGCCCGATCTGGAGCTGACGTCCCAGCATTCTGCGGTATTCTGGAAGCTGACGATGACGGCGCTGGCCGAGGAAGCCGCGAAAGACCCACAACTCTGGCAGGCGGTCTTTTTGCGTCCGCTGGCGCAGCATGCGCGATCGCAGCTGCATATCGCGACCATGTCCGGACTAAATTCGGAAGAGCGGATCGCGGCCTTTCTCATCGAGATCGGGGTGCGCATCGGAATGCAGGCAGGCGGATCGATTTCCGTCGAGCTGCCGCTCACGCGCTACGGTATCGCAGATTATCTCTCGCTCAATGCCGACACGGTCTCGCGCATCCTGTCATCGCTCGTCAGCGAGGGGATCGTCAAACGCCGGGGCAGGTTCCAGATTCTAATCCGCGACTGGCGGGCACTCACTGCCAAATGTCCATTGAGCGAAGCGATCATCCTGCTGCACGGCGCAGGATAA
- the gyrA gene encoding DNA gyrase subunit A: MLQAIFPRQRRSALQPRFASKKDETLTDNSDDERPAGREPSDIRPVSISEEMKKSYLDYAMSVIISRALPDVRDGLKPVHRRILFAMNELGLDWNKKYVKSARIVGEVMGKYHPHGNLAIYDALVRLAQDFSMRVPLVDGQGNFGSIDGDPPAAERYTESRLAKIASFLLDDLDNDTVDYRDNYDGTIQEPSVLPAKFPNLLVNGAGGIAVGMATNIPPHNLGEVIDACIADLDNPEIGIDELSQIVQGPDFPTAGLILGRGGILSAYHKGRGSIIMRARVTVENIRKDREALVVTEIPYQVNKRTLIEKIADLVRDKKIEGISDLWDESNREGIRIVIELKRDAVADVVLNNLYKYSDLQTTFGANMLAINGGRPESLTLKDFISAFTSFRQDVVTRRIKHLLSKARDRAHVLVGLAIAVANIDEVIKLIRYSSSPAEAKEQLMIRDWPAKDMIPLIELIADPRHTVSEAGAYRLSEEQAKAILELRLARLTALGRDEIADELNKIATEIREYLAILASRARVVEIVKGELQAIKDEFATPRKTEIVDIEGEVEDEDLIQREDCVVTVSHKGYIKRVPLAAYRAQRRGGKGRSGMSTRDEDFVTQLFVTSTHTPVLFFSSRGMCYRMKVWRLPPASPQSPGKALVNLLPLSEGEAITSILPLPEDSSTWGDLELVFATRSGNVRRNALADFENIHRNGKIAMKLDEGDSIVQVAIAKPDQDVLLTSADGQCIRFLIGDEVRLFKGRDSTGVRGIRLGDGDEVISMAILNHFEASAEERAAYLKQANALRRSEETEDVETVADADAEDVSADAVTLSAERFAAMQAGEQFVLTVSSKGFGKRSSSFEFRTSGRGGKGIVAMVVNERNGRLLASFPIDEKDQIMLVTDGGQLIRCPVDGIRIAGRNTQGVRIFKTEAEEKVVSVERITEEDSDEEQNGNGES, from the coding sequence ATGCTTCAAGCCATCTTCCCGCGCCAGCGCCGATCTGCGCTGCAGCCGCGATTTGCCTCCAAGAAAGATGAGACTTTGACCGACAATAGCGACGACGAAAGACCGGCTGGCCGCGAGCCGAGCGACATACGCCCCGTCTCCATCTCGGAGGAGATGAAGAAGTCGTATCTCGACTACGCGATGAGCGTCATCATCTCGCGCGCGCTGCCCGATGTACGCGACGGCCTGAAGCCCGTGCATCGCCGCATCCTGTTCGCGATGAATGAGCTTGGGCTCGACTGGAACAAGAAATATGTCAAGTCGGCGCGCATCGTCGGCGAGGTGATGGGCAAATATCACCCGCACGGCAACCTCGCGATCTACGACGCGCTCGTCCGCCTCGCGCAGGACTTCTCGATGCGCGTGCCGCTCGTCGACGGGCAGGGAAACTTCGGCTCGATCGACGGTGATCCGCCTGCAGCCGAACGCTACACGGAATCGCGCCTCGCCAAGATCGCGAGCTTCCTTCTCGACGATCTCGACAACGATACGGTCGATTATCGCGACAACTACGACGGCACCATTCAGGAGCCGTCGGTTCTGCCTGCGAAGTTCCCGAACCTGCTCGTCAACGGCGCCGGCGGCATCGCCGTCGGCATGGCGACGAACATTCCGCCGCATAACCTAGGTGAGGTCATCGATGCGTGCATCGCCGATCTCGACAATCCGGAAATCGGCATCGATGAACTTTCGCAGATCGTCCAAGGCCCGGATTTCCCGACCGCGGGTCTCATTCTAGGCCGCGGCGGCATTCTTTCCGCCTATCACAAGGGGCGCGGCTCGATCATCATGCGTGCGCGCGTGACGGTCGAGAACATTCGCAAGGACCGTGAAGCGCTCGTCGTCACCGAAATTCCCTATCAGGTGAACAAGCGTACGCTGATCGAGAAGATCGCAGATCTTGTACGCGACAAGAAGATCGAAGGTATTTCCGACCTCTGGGACGAATCGAACCGCGAAGGCATCCGCATCGTCATCGAGTTGAAGCGCGATGCGGTCGCCGATGTCGTTCTGAATAACCTCTACAAGTATTCCGATCTGCAGACGACGTTCGGCGCCAACATGCTGGCGATCAACGGCGGCCGCCCGGAAAGCCTGACGCTGAAGGACTTCATCTCGGCGTTTACGAGCTTCCGCCAGGACGTCGTCACACGGCGCATCAAGCATCTGTTGAGCAAGGCACGCGACCGGGCTCACGTCCTTGTCGGTCTGGCAATCGCCGTTGCCAACATCGACGAGGTGATCAAGCTCATCCGCTATTCGTCATCGCCTGCCGAAGCCAAAGAGCAGTTGATGATCCGCGATTGGCCGGCGAAGGACATGATCCCGTTGATCGAGCTGATCGCCGATCCGCGCCATACTGTGTCGGAAGCAGGGGCCTACCGGCTTTCGGAAGAGCAGGCGAAAGCCATTCTGGAATTGCGCCTCGCTCGCCTGACCGCTCTCGGCCGGGACGAAATCGCCGATGAATTGAACAAGATCGCAACCGAAATCCGCGAATACCTTGCGATCCTGGCGTCGCGCGCCCGCGTCGTCGAGATCGTCAAGGGCGAGCTTCAGGCGATCAAGGACGAGTTCGCGACACCGCGCAAGACCGAGATCGTCGATATCGAAGGCGAGGTCGAGGACGAGGATCTGATCCAGCGCGAGGATTGCGTCGTCACCGTCAGCCACAAGGGCTACATCAAGCGCGTGCCGCTCGCCGCCTATCGGGCGCAGCGGCGCGGCGGCAAGGGTCGCTCCGGAATGTCGACGCGGGACGAGGATTTCGTCACGCAGCTCTTCGTGACGTCGACGCACACGCCGGTGCTGTTCTTCTCTTCGCGCGGCATGTGCTACCGCATGAAGGTCTGGCGCTTGCCGCCCGCATCGCCGCAGTCTCCCGGCAAGGCGCTCGTCAACCTGTTGCCGCTCTCCGAGGGCGAGGCGATCACGTCGATTCTTCCGTTGCCGGAGGATTCCTCGACCTGGGGTGACCTGGAGCTGGTCTTCGCGACGCGCTCGGGCAACGTACGGCGCAACGCGCTGGCTGATTTTGAGAATATCCATCGCAACGGCAAGATCGCGATGAAGCTCGACGAAGGCGACAGCATCGTGCAGGTCGCGATCGCCAAGCCCGATCAGGATGTACTGCTGACGAGCGCCGACGGCCAGTGCATCCGCTTCCTCATCGGCGACGAAGTCCGTCTCTTCAAGGGCCGCGACTCGACCGGCGTGCGGGGCATCAGGCTCGGCGACGGCGACGAGGTCATCTCGATGGCGATCCTCAATCACTTCGAAGCCTCGGCCGAAGAGCGCGCCGCCTACCTGAAGCAGGCGAACGCCCTGCGCCGCTCGGAAGAAACCGAGGACGTCGAGACGGTCGCCGATGCCGACGCAGAGGATGTCAGCGCCGACGCCGTGACGCTCAGTGCCGAACGGTTCGCAGCGATGCAGGCAGGCGAGCAGTTCGTGTTGACGGTTTCGAGCAAGGGCTTCGGCAAGCGGTCGTCGTCGTTCGAATTCCGGACCTCTGGCCGCGGTGGCAAGGGCATCGTTGCGATGGTCGTCAACGAGCGCAACGGCCGCCTGCTAGCGTCCTTCCCGATCGACGAAAAGGACCAGATCATGCTCGTCACCGACGGTGGCCAGTTGATTCGCTGCCCGGTCGACGGCATCCGGATCGCGGGGCGCAACACCCAAGGCGTGCGCATCTTCAAGACGGAAGCCGAGGAGAAAGTCGTCTCCGTCGAGCGCATCACCGAGGAAGACTCCGACGAGGAGCAGAACGGCAACGGCGAAAGCTAA
- a CDS encoding phosphatase PAP2 family protein, whose translation MSIASFATLPKPMWEGVLVCLRVGLPELWERSSRLAWMIMIACAVLLAVLCLAMGFHYAPFLIAAQVAILLAIAVGLTGAGWLRPALILEIAAIIAATFLVVPPLCSILAAMAMPLQDAALAEIDRRMGIDWVAIAFWFRAHPELSRVLCAVYGSNIWQPALLLLALTFADPERLRLMITASAITLAITMFGFFLIPAMGPYWYFHFTPADFPDAINVMPWEQPKFIEGLRAGSREMVFSGIVEFPSYHAASAILFAFAWSSVPVIGVFGILLNVLMLVSTVPVGGHYIIDIYAGAAVAIVSLSLAKRYYRATDRIPPLEPWNRTREGRRALAVLRKWPLVSALIKGPVKTSSKEPATT comes from the coding sequence ATGAGTATTGCGTCTTTCGCCACGCTTCCGAAACCGATGTGGGAAGGGGTGTTGGTCTGCCTTCGTGTCGGCCTCCCCGAGCTATGGGAGCGTTCGAGCCGGCTCGCCTGGATGATCATGATCGCATGCGCCGTGCTGCTCGCGGTCCTATGTCTTGCGATGGGTTTTCACTATGCGCCGTTTTTGATCGCCGCCCAGGTCGCCATTCTGCTGGCGATCGCCGTAGGATTGACCGGCGCCGGCTGGCTCCGACCGGCTTTGATTTTAGAGATTGCGGCGATCATCGCGGCGACCTTCCTCGTCGTTCCTCCGCTGTGCTCGATCTTGGCCGCCATGGCGATGCCCCTGCAGGATGCGGCGTTGGCGGAGATCGACCGGCGGATGGGGATTGATTGGGTCGCAATAGCGTTCTGGTTCCGTGCTCACCCCGAGCTTTCACGCGTGCTGTGCGCGGTCTATGGCAGCAACATCTGGCAGCCCGCGTTGCTGCTGCTGGCGTTGACATTCGCCGATCCCGAACGCTTGCGCCTGATGATCACCGCATCGGCCATCACGCTGGCCATCACGATGTTCGGATTTTTCCTCATTCCCGCGATGGGGCCCTATTGGTACTTCCATTTTACGCCCGCCGATTTCCCCGACGCGATCAATGTCATGCCTTGGGAACAGCCAAAGTTCATCGAAGGTCTGCGCGCCGGATCGCGTGAGATGGTGTTCAGCGGCATCGTCGAGTTTCCAAGCTATCACGCAGCCTCCGCGATCCTGTTCGCGTTCGCCTGGAGCAGCGTGCCGGTGATCGGCGTGTTCGGCATTTTGCTGAATGTCCTGATGCTGGTCTCAACCGTCCCGGTCGGCGGCCACTACATCATCGACATTTACGCCGGGGCTGCAGTCGCAATCGTAAGCCTGAGCCTCGCCAAGCGTTATTATCGTGCGACGGACCGGATACCCCCGCTGGAGCCCTGGAACCGCACGCGCGAAGGCCGGCGCGCATTGGCGGTCTTGCGGAAGTGGCCGCTCGTCTCGGCACTGATCAAGGGTCCGGTTAAGACGTCTTCCAAAGAACCGGCGACGACTTGA